A genomic window from Thioalkalivibrio sp. ALJ12 includes:
- a CDS encoding 2OG-Fe(II) oxygenase, whose product MNLPVLDPVWSDPVETLPARAPGVIESRVPEACEPEGWLDALVHDQRCVWPDFLPAETVDALHDEVYALRDAAQLAQARIGRGGERHRDRSTRGDWIHWLDGASPAQQAFMARLDEIRLQVSRSLIPGLFETESHFALYPPGTHYERHVDAFQAGNCRRLSLVFYLNRDWREQDGGQLAIYDDADRECQRIQPTAGTLVMFLSQTVPHAVLPTRRWRASIASWMRVRDLANPLAGLDRF is encoded by the coding sequence GTGAACCTGCCTGTTCTTGACCCCGTGTGGTCGGACCCTGTCGAGACGCTTCCGGCGCGTGCGCCGGGTGTAATCGAATCCCGAGTTCCCGAAGCCTGCGAGCCGGAGGGCTGGCTGGATGCGCTGGTGCACGATCAGCGGTGCGTCTGGCCTGACTTCCTGCCTGCGGAGACCGTCGATGCGCTGCACGACGAGGTCTATGCCCTGCGTGATGCCGCGCAGCTGGCGCAGGCGCGGATCGGTCGGGGTGGCGAGCGCCATCGCGACCGATCCACCCGCGGCGACTGGATCCACTGGCTGGATGGCGCCAGCCCGGCGCAGCAGGCGTTCATGGCACGCCTGGATGAGATCCGTCTGCAGGTGAGCCGGTCGTTGATCCCGGGGCTGTTCGAGACCGAATCGCACTTTGCCCTGTACCCGCCCGGGACCCACTACGAGCGCCATGTAGATGCCTTCCAGGCTGGCAATTGCCGCCGGCTGTCGCTGGTGTTCTATCTGAACCGCGACTGGCGCGAGCAGGACGGCGGCCAGCTCGCGATCTACGACGATGCGGACCGCGAATGCCAGCGCATTCAGCCGACGGCCGGTACCCTGGTGATGTTCCTCAGCCAGACCGTGCCGCACGCAGTGCTGCCCACCCGCCGCTGGCGCGCCAGCATCGCCTCCTGGATGCGTGTGCGCGACCTTGCCAACCCGCTCGCCGGGCTCGACCGCTTCTGA